From the genome of Falco cherrug isolate bFalChe1 chromosome 10, bFalChe1.pri, whole genome shotgun sequence:
GGTAAAATGaattcaaaataacatttcccAAGTGGGTTGGAGGAAGGCACCTGATTTATACCTCCAACGCCTGCCATGATGACTGCGCAGGGTATTCTTAGCTCTGCCAAGGAAGGACCGCTTCTGCCACTTGtcagcagcatccctcctgccgCCAAGTATTTATGGAAAGTTTCAGGGAGCCTGTTGCCATTTCCAAGCAGagttgctgctgttcttgcagGCTGTGACTTTcgggagctgccagccctgcgaagctgtggctgccaccCCAGCAAGCTCCTGGCGCACCCTGGGGCTTTGCTGCCTATTCTTAGCTCCTGGGCTTATTTGCAGTGATGGTGACTCAGAAAACTAATTATTACATTGAAGtttctgaaggggaaaaaaaaaaccccaccaacaaacCTCAATGCATTATGGTTTCCTTACTCCTGCCTTTTTATATTAACTACCCTCTAGCTAGTTTTAAAAGGCTGTTGGACTTCCTGGAAAGATTCTGCTAAACTTCTTCATTCATTAAGGAACTCATCTGTCCCTGAGTATGTCACCTGTGGCCTGTCCCCTCATGCTGAGTACAAGGGCTTGCAGAAGCCTGAGAAGGATGGCAGCTGTCCCACAGTGATGGCCCTGGCTCTGGCAGGGGATGGCTATGTGGTTTCTGGGGCAGCTCAGCCTCAGGGACGTGGTGCACAGGCAATCCCTTGTGCCCCAGTGCTGGCCATACCTTCTCCACAGATCTGGGATTTCTAGCAGACACCGGTGGGCTGGAAGAAGGCACCAGGGCTCTGACCAGCCCGGGCCACTGGAGGGGCAGAGGAGCAACCTCCTGGTCCAAACTGCTTCTGTGGGCACCTTCTCTGCCTGGTGCCGAGGCACGGTTTGGGCAGCACCAACTGAAATCCCCTGGCAGGGGTGCATTCAGGTCCCTCCCGCACCCCAGTTCCCCTGGTGTAAATGGGAAAAACATTGCTGCGGGGATGCAATGATGGCCAGGAGCTGCTTCTAGTGTGGGTGGGAGCCCCCTGCGCCTGCCACCCTCTGCTGCATTCTTACTGCCCCTCTACCCCTGCCTGGGGACCTGCAGAAGGGTAAGAAGCAGGACCTCCTGAGACATCACCAGCAGGTACCTGGGAGCAGTGGGGTTTCTGCTGCAATTAGAGATCTAATCAATTTATGAAATTAATAtgatattaaaatatctttaataaaaaggaaagtgcTCCAGGCAGATGCCAGATTtcagcctgcaggcagggagaacTGTCATGCAATGAAGCCATGGCTGTGTACCACAGCTGTCAGGGCTGTTCCAGGCACCCTTTGCCAGCCTGGTCTGGGGGAGGATGGATACACACATAGGTCCCATGGGAGGGAAATCCCCACCGTgctcagcacagagcacacagagCCCGATGGGCCAGTTCCCATTCATGGCCCAGCTGGATACCAGCCCTTTTCATGTTGTTTCCCTAACTTACGTTATTCCACTTTAATGTTTCCACTGCTGTCTGTCTTCACATGTTAGAGAGCTTTGCAGTCATTAATAAAATGAGTGAGTCCTGCCCTCCCCTGGAGCTGGGAGGAATGTGTTTCCCCAGGGGTAAAACCATGACAAGCGTAGATGGAGCAGAGACTCACTCAGGACTGGGATGTCATCCCTGCCCCGCTGCGAGGGGGTGACAAGCCTGCTGCCGCTTGCTCCTGCACATCCATGCCTGAGCACTTGGGGCCAAGACACAGCCCATAGCCAAGCACTTTGTCCCATGGCTCCTTGTAAGGTTCTTGTAAAGGAGCAGTGGTGGCACATGCAACAGTGTCCTCTTTTGGGGCTGGAGGGTGGCAATGTTACACAGCTGCATGAGAAGAGCATCCTtgcagatacacacacacagcacGACACCGACAGTAAcaactttcaaaattaaacCAACCTCAAGCAGGTATTggcccaggcagagctggagcaaaACACTAGCAAGGGCTTCTTGGGACCCAGCTTAAAGAGGGGAGGGCAGCCACGCTGCTGGGGCTGTCAGTGGgttggtggtgggttttggggtcATCTGGTGCCATGGATCCTCAGATAGGACAGCAGCATTGCACCCTTTGCCCTGCTCTAACAGCAAAGCTGGGTGCCACCAACCATACTCAGTGCCCGTTcagtgctgggggaggcaggtCCCAGTCTGATTTTAGAACAGGGTTTggctctgcccctgccagctccagcgGATGGGACCCCTGGGACACACCACCCATGAGGAAGGGGACACAATGTGGGGCCTGGTGCAGgttgggggctgcagggcatgGGCAGCCAGCCCTTCACTGGGACACAGTGCATGATGCCCTTGGAgatgccagcagctgggacagcaCACAGCTCAGTGCCAGAGCCACCTTTTCACCACCACCCCTGACCCGCCTGAGCCCCTGGCTTGCAGAAgggccagcactgccagccagTCCAAATGCGTTATTCTCTCGTCTTTCCCTTTTACAGGCCTTTGCACTGAAGCCAAGTGAAGAACCTCAGAATTGCACTACACACCATTTAGCTCAGCTACAATTTTGCTAGCAGCAAAGCATCTCCACCACCACCGAGACCTCGagtgctgttttttctgctccctgcccatTGCTCCCCCCTCTGCACCTGGAAGCTGGTGCTCAGCCATAGCTCTAAGTCACCGATCCTCCCGCTGGACCGCTCCCCACCATGTTTCAGCGTCTCACTAGCCTCTTCTTCAGTGACAGCAACACGCCAGAAGGCCTAGAGGAGCCCAAACCCTTTgtcgaggaggaggaggaagaggatggctGGCTCATAATTGATCTTGCAGGTGAGAAAAGCAATGGGGACCGGCTTCCTACAACCTGTGCTGCACCTTGTCTTTCTGGGGCTGGGCAACCCCCTTGAGATGACAGCAGATAAGCTTCCACCAAGTGTAGTCAGCTCTGCCCTTCATCCCTCCTCCCCTggtccccccaccctgcccacagcgCCCAGCACTGtggtcacagcagcagcaccccacccgctcctcctttttccctctcctctcttgATGGTGGTTCACGACTTCCCACCAGCATGGGAGCGGGAGCAGCGtccccagctggggctgctgctgccaggagcatCCAGATGCCTCCACACCAGCCCGGGGAGAGCACCCAGGGTTTTGGTGTGATCCTGCCTGCTAGGGCAGCGGGGTGGGGGACACCAACCCATGCGGGCTGTCTGCCTGTGAGCTGCAGTGGCACCATGGCTAGGCAGCGCCACAAGCAGCGCTTTGCCAGGAGGGTCTGGGCTTGGTTGTCCCCCGTGGCACCCCTGCCATAAGCAAACAGGGAGCGTGTTCCCTGCGGGAGCTGGTCCCGAGCATAGGGGGAGGCCAGGGTTTTCCCCACAtaagggcaggcagcagcagtgcctgcctgTCCCCCCACCAGCGATCTGGCCACTTTTGGGTCATTTGAGTCCATCGGGGTAGCAAATCTCAGCTAAAGGGCTTATCATCCCAAATCATATCCAGTGCCCATGCCAACAGCACTCAGACAAGGGACGTTTGCCACAAGGACCCTGTACCTAGAGAGCCCTCAGAGGCTCCCAGTTCCCATGGATGGCATCAACCATCCAGAACCCTGTTTAACAGCAACCAGGCGGATCAAATTCCTTGTGTGTCAAGAGCTTCTCCAGCTCTGTTAAGACCTTGGTGTTTCTATTGTGGGGTCAATGACTCAACCAATTACAACGATAATTTCATGACCTTTTGCTTGCAAATCCAGCAGCAAACTTAGGCAAACAAGCTTGCCTGTGCAGGAGCTCATTGATGGCCATggtctgctcctgcagcctctggTCAGTTGtggtgccccagcccaggggacCACGAACATATCCTGCAGGTTTAAGAGGGTTTCGTCCTCCCTCTTGCAGGCATCTGTTCTCCAAGCAGATAccccctgcctgtcccccaTGCACCAAACAGAGCTCATTTTCATGATGCAAGTCATTCATTAGGGTTCCCCACCCGGCGAGCTGGAGAGGGGATGGGAGCATGGACGAGCCTGGGGTGAGGGAACAGGGTCAGCCCTGTGCCTGGTGGGAGCACTagggagagctggcagaggtgggTGGGTGGCATGGGCAGCCATGGAGGATTCCCTGTCCTCTGAGCTTTGGTGACTGTCCCGTGGGGGTGGTGACAGCAGTGACGCAGGAGGCAGCTGGTTGCAGGGAGGTCCCATTAGGTCCCTGGAGCAATGGGCACACAGCTGCCACGTGTCTGggacagctggcagcagctgcagcatgtcAGAAGGAGCCAGGAGTTTCCCCAGATAGAAATGCTGGGCTGTGCCTTCATCCCCTGGGTCTGAGGCTGTGGCTGGCTCAGCGGGGACCCAGGGATGACCTTGATACAAAAGGCTCCTGTTGTTTTTTCCAATCAAGTGGCCAGGCTTTGGTGCAGAGCTGGCTTTCAGCAGTGTCTGCCTGGGACGTGCAACCCCACTGCTAATCCCCACGggccctgcctctgccttttcccataGCATTCCCTGGCCAGCGAGGGACCTATTTATTTCCACCCTAATCTCTGAGGCTGGAGTTATGCGAAGCActtcaaaacccaaacctgctGGCTCCAGCCTCCATCATTTACcttccagccacagcagctggcaagcgtctcccagcctggctccctcccAGTAGCAGGGACAGCTTAATGAGCCTCTGAATTAGTTTCCTCTCAGCCAGATCTTTGACCCGTGTTGCAAAATGCACCCAAGTTAACCAGATCTCCCAGGAGCATTTCAGACACCCCTCTCACCCCATTGCCCAGCCTGACTCTGCTCAGCACACAGGGAAGAGCAAAGAGCATTTCCTGGTGCTTAGTGGTATGGCAGCAAGTCTCCCAGGGATTTGTGGACCCCAAAATATTCCTTGTAATGTTCAAGCTCAACTTGGCaaaggatggggacaggcagcCATGGATGTCTGGAGCAGGGTTCCATGATGCTGGGTGCCCAtaggctgcagccctgcagttGTGAGAGCACTGCTGGACCGGGAATGCTCCAGCCAGGCTCAATGGCTGTCTCCACGCTGACAAATAATCTCCAGCCCGATATGCTAACAGCTATTAATAACTTGATACCCACTGACCTGAAGAAAGATGCTCTCATCTTCACAAGGCTAATTGTGGCCAGCCCTAAGCCTGGGCATCAtctgcaggaggagctggggacaTGCTTGGTGGTGAATGCCAGCCTTGTGCTTCATATGCTGCATTTCTCCACCACAAGAACATGTTCACCTCTGATTTCTCCTGCACCCTCACCCAGTTGCAGGGTTGCACATGTGCTGCATCTCCCCCTGAGGCTAGTTCCCTCCAGTCCCCTGATGAGGCTGGTAACAGGTCTGAATTTCCTCGATGAGCCTGACAGTAGGCACAGCCTCCCCTCCCTTAACCTGGCCAGTAAGTCCAAGCAAGAGCAGCCCAGAAAAGCACCAGTTCAAGTGCTTTTGCCAGGCAGAGGTGAGGAAAGGAAGACAAGGAAGGCTGAGGTGCTgaggtgttgggggggggggggggggggggcagcttGTGGATCAACCACCCAGGATTCAGCCTCTAATGGACTGAAGCTGAAAGCATGGTGAAAACCTTTGCTGAAGAATTTATATATTCCCTGGTTTCTTCCAGACAAAAAGGTGTgaactgttttgttgttgggtttagttttttttttctcctctgtgtgtgCTTGGTTTCAATGTTTGCAAAGTGCTGGGGAGTGTTTACAAGTATAGGCAGGCCAGTGCTCctctggagcagcacagctcaggtGCCATAAGAACaggcaacagcagcatttcttgctgctgaatttcttcctttgctttgagaaggaaaaaaatcaaaatctctGCAGTAGGTCCTAttgcagcactctcaaaactagccagctgcagcaaggcttttaccatcccataccaggttaacttcaataagtagttcccacaccttgccccagcacagccaccaatcccccacagGGTTTCACAAGTTCATCTATTGTCTGTGCTGTTCCTTCATCCTCTACAGACCAGTTCACCCTGCTTCTTACCTCTGCCGTATCCAGCCTCTTCCTTCTCCGTGcttctcttccagccagcctctaCTCAGCCAACCCCCTTTCTTCCCCCAGGGCCTCTCCTCCATCCAGGGCACTcgctctcctccctctgcttcttccaggtgcCTCCTCATCCAGTGCTCCTCTCCCATCTCCCTTAGAGCCATTTAACTActcagcaggaaccagccacagctgcaccttatccagtcagccaacccaccgcccctgaagccagcccacagctgtatattatcaatttcaattaacctgccttcattcctctacagtttCCCCCCAACTTTTTCGTTAAACTCCCTAATCAGAACCATTCTGTTGCTTGCTCGCCTAGTGAAGCCGGGCCCTGCGGCACCGGTAGCTGCCCGGTATGGAGGATGCTGATCGGGGCGCGGTGCAGGGCATTGCTGGCGTCTGACCCCGTGAGGTCCCGTCGATGCCGTGCCCATCTCTAGCGGTGGCGATGGCGGTGGGGGTGTCTCTTGCACTAACGATGCCcctttctctcccccctcccctccccactgtacatggtatgtgtgtgtgtccctgctGCGCCCCGCATGGCTCtgcacccccaccacccccaggcAGCCGTGCCCGCCCTGGCGCAGCCCAGCGAGTGGCTGCTGGTGGTACCGGGCGCCTGGTGCGATCCCACCTGGCACCCACTGGTTCACCGCCACCACCGGCcgcttccccagctccagctggtcCCTGCTTGATGGACGAGAGTTGGTTTGTCACCCCTCCCCCCTGTTTTACTGCAGAGGGGCCCGGCCCCAACGGCGTGGGGAGCAGCCCCATGGAGGACCTGCTCATCGAGCACCCCAGCATGTCTGTCTATGTCACCAGCACCCTCGAGGTGGATGGGGAGGGCCCCGAAGACAATGCTGCTGGGTGAGTGTGGCTTGAGGATGCCCGCAGGGGCTGCTGGCCCAGCACCGGCTGCGGGACCGGGGCGGATGGTCAGTGCTGGCATCACAAATGGCTGTGTACACCCGAGAGCGTTTCGCCTGCAGGTGGAatggggctgtggggggacCTTGGTGTCCCTGCATCCCACCTCGGGGAGCACCCTgcaccctggctggtgctgCACAAGGGTGGCAGCCTCTATGTCCCAAAATATTCTGCTAACAGGATCTTGATGCCATGTTGAGATGGCTGTGGGTGCAGGACCATGAgcctgctgcggggctgcggcgggagAGGGCTgcatccccctcccctgccctgagcAGAGTCTCCTGGCATGGCCACCTGTCACCCCACCGCCTGTCCGGTGGTTTGCCAGGCTGGGCTTAAACACAGGGCTTTGCCTTTGCGCAAGTATGGCGCAAGCAACGCAAACCCAGCAGGACAAGGTGACCTTCAGGCACAGGGGTTCCCCCAagacccccagctcccccaggcacAGGGTGCTGTGGCCTCCCAGATCCCTGTcgtgcccagtgcaggggtgTCCTGCAGCCGCTGGGAGCAAGGTGCCACCAGCCCTGGATGTAGACGTTTCTCCCTGTCCCAAAGTCCAGCTTAGCAGGGGGAGGAGGTTAAACAGAAGTGCCCCAAATGCCCCCCCGCCCTCTCCCAGGAGCTGCGGGCTGGAGCCCCCTGCCATCCTTCCCCAGGGCCACAGCCTCGCTGCAGCCGTGGGGGGCTCTGTCCTCTCTCCATGGCTGCCGGTGGCACTGGCAACACACCGATCATCTGCACGAGCAGCCCTGCCACTGTCGGCCAAGCCCTGGGTCCCCTCGTGCTGCGAGGTGCCTGCCGCCCCCCAGTCCCAGCCCTCCAGTTtgtcccccagcagccccttgGCAATGCAGGGGGGAGGAAGAATTTGGGGTgaccccctgcccaggctggggggtgCCGTTCCCACAGAGCTTCTCTCATTGCACAGTCAGGCCACAGCTTGGCCTCAGAGCTCCAGCGGACCCTCAGTGCTGGGGGCAAAGGGAAACGCGCCAGGGGACCGAATGGGTGGCGAGTGGGATGGCAACAGGGCTGGGCTTGGCCTTGCCCTGCTGGGCGCAAGGGACTTGGCTGCTGCAGGTTCTGTGGGGACAGCCCCATTCCTGGTGGCATCGGCATTTGTCTCCCGGCTTCtggggcgggagggggctgGACCCTGCCAGGGCACAGCGCGAGGGGCAGGAGACTGGAGACCCGGGCCCCTTCTCCCTGGGGTGGGCGAGGGCTGGGTGCCGGGGTCGCTGACAGCCCCTTTCTCCTCAGGGAGGTGCCGGAGCCCCGGCTGGAGCGGCACGTGCCGCACCACAGCCGGTCCCTCGCAGTGAAGGCCGCCATCCTGGAGAAGGTCGGGCAGGCGCGGCGGGTGCAGCGGGCCAAACAGCTGGCAGAGAAGCACTGCCTCAGCCAGAAGGCGCTGCAGCGGCAGAACCAGGCCCGCCAGCGCCCGCTGCGCCGAGCCAAGCAGCACGCCGGCACCTTCGtccaccagccctgccagcgCCACTGCAACTACTGACCTCACCGGGCCACCGGCAGCCGCTCCCCTGCCCGGCGGAGCGGGGCTCACCCCGGCCCCAACAccagctgccccagggagcACCAGCGACGAACACTGCTGATGCCGGGCTGCGGTTTCACTCCACACACCCCCACCGGCACGCCCGGCCCCCCGCTCCTCAGTCTTCCTCCCCACACCCTCCGTTGGTCCTCTCACCCCCGACACTGGCCGGGCCCGCAACCCCCGGCGCCGCTGCCATGCTGGGCCACCACCCCCTGCCTCACAGCCACGCCAGCCTTTGCGCAGGAACATCAGCATTCCCGGTGAAATCTCCCATTTCCAAAACCACGGCAAAGCCTGTTTGTCCTGATGAGCCTGTGACATCAGTGCCTTTCTTCATGACGTTGTGACTCCACATGTAGCCAGACCAGGATGTCACAAGCAGAGACATCGAGCAGAAGTGAAAAGGGCAACGGAGCAACAAGGTTTGGGATCTGTGGGAAAACCTCATCCATGACACTAAATAATGCTTCCTTCTCCCAAAACCAACAACTACCCCCCTCCCTCCTTGATTTCTTGATCACATTTTTGCTGTGATAAGGCAAATACCCCACTGCCAGTCCTGGAAGGGCTCATCACGGGAGAGAGTGTGTGGAAACCTTGACGGCAGGGTCAGCCGGGCAGCTTGCGGTGCCTcgtggtgtttttttaaagacaacttTAAAAGCAATCTCAGGAAAAAGAGCACTGTCCCTGCGCCTCGCCAGAGCCCTGGCCACCATGCCGGGAGGAGATGGCCAGCCAGGGGTCAGTGGTAGCATCACCGTGACTGGTGATCCTGCcgagctgctggctgccttgcCCGAGCAAGCCCCCTCCTCCTCGAGCCACCCATCTGCCCAAGCCAcgcatatatacatatatatgcatatgtgtatTTCTCTATGTACCTATATACTTGGAAGAGGCACCAAGAAGCCAAGAGCATTGGCTGCCCAGCGTTTATCcctgggaggggagcagaggcagggacCTGCGCAGCTTCCCCGAGGTGGCAAAAGCATGTCGAAGCTGGTGGTGAAGGGATGCCGcggaggaggctggagggaagaggctGAAATAAGGGCAAAGGTGGACTTGGGAGTGGCTGCAAAGGGACAGGACTGGACAGGGCAGGCTTGGGTAGCTGGGCCAGGTGAGAGGGTTGCTGCAGTGGAGCCAGAATGAGAACGCCTTCTTCCCCCGCTAAAAATTGCATCCTTTCCCATGAAGGGCCAAATTCTGTCGTGAGCAATGTTGGTTTGTGAAACAaatccctcccctccccatgaTGGACTCACTCTGCCTTTTGAAGGACATGGTCCAGACTTCTTaccagctccagcaccagctgagATGGCTCCAAACCCAGCAGAAATGTGTtgatcccccctccccccctccctttagGGACTGGTTTAGCACCCTGTGCCCCAGGGAAGGTCTGGCTGTCATGTCCTGCTTGTGGCCAGCTCACAGCCTGGATTCCCACCTCTGAGACaagaaaaaaccacaccccccccccaaaatgcTGATTTCACAGGAATTTCTTCCATTCACCATGTTACATCCCTTAATATCGGCTTGGGACCTAGGCTGAAGGAATTATGGTAAGCCCAGCCTCAGACAGTTGATatttattagtttttaaaatgaaattaaaaacaaaccaaaccctttTATGAGCGCCGGTCCCTagctctgcctgggagcctGGGCTGCGTGGGACCCAGCTGGTTGATGCTCACCTGCATTATTCATCTTTCTCTCCAATGATGCAGTGTTCCCAAACGCACAGAAAGAGTGAAAAACTGATTTCAAACATCTCCTGCCAGCCTTTCCCTTTTGATTCTTCCAGGCCAGTTTCTTGTTTCAAGTCCTCCTGAGACCCAGCGCCTCATCACACACATGATGTGGTGCCTCCTGCCCCTCCGGGTGCCCAGTGCTCACCAGGGTGAGCGGGGCACTGGTGGCTGTGCCGGCGGAGATGCTGGGCTGTATCCTGCACCCACCCCACTGGTTTGTTCTGCCGCTTTTTCAGCCCTTTGGGTAAGTGTGGCGGCACCGGAGCTGTTTTTTCACAGCCAGTGGTTTATCAGCAGAGAAAGAGCGAGCTGGGGAGCTTGGTGTTCCCCCCATCCCTCGGCATCGCCTGCTGCTCCCGGGCCCTTGCCACAGTCACCGTCCCTTGTGGCCGAACCTAAGACCATGCTGGAGATAATCCTGTTCCACCTCTGATGTCTTCTCGGTGAAGAGTCTGAGGACTTCTTCACTCGAGGGGAACATTTACACCTTTTGG
Proteins encoded in this window:
- the TP53INP2 gene encoding tumor protein p53-inducible nuclear protein 2 isoform X2, whose translation is MFQRLTSLFFSDSNTPEGLEEPKPFVEEEEEEDGWLIIDLAEGPGPNGVGSSPMEDLLIEHPSMSVYVTSTLEVDGEGPEDNAAGEVPEPRLERHVPHHSRSLAVKAAILEKVGQARRVQRAKQLAEKHCLSQKALQRQNQARQRPLRRAKQHAGTFVHQPCQRHCNY
- the TP53INP2 gene encoding tumor protein p53-inducible nuclear protein 2 isoform X1; the encoded protein is MFQRLTSLFFSDSNTPEGLEEPKPFVEEEEEEDGWLIIDLAGSRARPGAAQRVAAGGTGRLVRSHLAPTGSPPPPAASPAPAGPCLMDESWFVTPPPCFTAEGPGPNGVGSSPMEDLLIEHPSMSVYVTSTLEVDGEGPEDNAAGEVPEPRLERHVPHHSRSLAVKAAILEKVGQARRVQRAKQLAEKHCLSQKALQRQNQARQRPLRRAKQHAGTFVHQPCQRHCNY